The genomic interval CGGGCACTGTGGTGCCCATGCTGGATGCTGTGCTGCACGAAGTCCCGGCCGGCCGGCTCGCGGTGCATTTTCACGATACCTATGGCCAGGGGCTCGCCAACCTGCTGCCGGCGCTCGAGCGCGGCATCCGTACCATAGACTGCTCTGTGGCGGGACTCGGTGGCTGCCCCTATGCCCCCGGGGCCTCCGGCAACGTCGCCTCGGAAGAGGTGGTCTATCTGCTGCACGGCCTTGGCATGAGTACCGGAGTGAACCTCTACAGGCTGGCTGCCACCGGCCAGTGGGTGAGCGAGCAACTCGGGCGCCCCAACGGCTCCCGGGTCGGGCAGGCGCTCCATGCCAGGGCCAGAGAGCAGCAGCCAGGACTCGATGAGATAGCACAAGGAGAGTGCCATGACCCCTGAAAGCGCCCCCGCCAGGAAGAGCGGCATCATGTCGTTATGTCAGGAGGTAACCCCATGCAGGATCAGGCCATGAGAGCCGGCAGTTTCTGCGGCAAGGAGCGAACCTACAGCATCTCCGAGCTGGCTCAGGAGTTCGACATCACCCCGCGCACCATCCGCTACTACGAGGATGAGGGGCTGATCACCCCGGCCCGGGAGGGGCAGACCCGCATCTACAGCCACAAGGACAGGATCCGCCTGAAATTGACCCTGCGTGGCAAGCGGCTCGGCTTCAGCCTGGCGGAGATCCGCGAGCTGTTCGACATGTATGACACCGACCGCTCGAGCCGGATGCAGCTGCACTCCATGATCCAGCTCATAGAGGCGCGGCGCCACTCCCTGCGCCAGCAGCTCGAAGATATCCAGATGGTGATGGCCGAGCTGGATGCCGCCGAGCAGCGCTGCATCCACTCCCTGAGCGGCTTGAAGAAAGACGCGGATTGACGCGCTACGGGGGACCTTGCCCCCAGGCCCTGACAAGGCGCGTCTGCTTCAAGGCCTGACTCCGCACACCCCGCTGGCCTGCCCGCAGTCCATCCGAGTTGGTGTGAAAGGCTGCCGACTGCTTGATCTCCCCCCATCCCGAACAAAAAGGCAGGGCCCCCCCCCCTGGCGCAGGAGGCCGAACCTTG from Aeromonas rivipollensis carries:
- a CDS encoding MerR family DNA-binding transcriptional regulator; the encoded protein is MRAGSFCGKERTYSISELAQEFDITPRTIRYYEDEGLITPAREGQTRIYSHKDRIRLKLTLRGKRLGFSLAEIRELFDMYDTDRSSRMQLHSMIQLIEARRHSLRQQLEDIQMVMAELDAAEQRCIHSLSGLKKDAD